The genomic DNA CTATTTACCGCGACCGTATTCTCTGGAGTGATCTGGCCCGACTCTTTATTCTCACCCGTCACCAGCCTGCAAACCCACATCTTTTACCTGGCGCAAGAAGCCGTCGATGAAACTAGCGTGGCACATGCCTGGAGTAGTGCGCTGGTTCTTGTTACGCTAGTTGCCATGTTCAGTGTGATTGCACATATTCTTAATAGACGGCATAGCAACCATGGATAAGCCAACAATGGTAGCAATAACAGAAACCGTCGAAAAAACACCGGCTCAAGTAATCCCCTTGCAGAAAATCGGGCAGAAAATCCGCGTTGTCATCAGCGAACTGTCATTAAAACGTGCTGGCCGAACCATTCTCAACAAGCTTAACTTCAGCCTCGCCGACCAAGGCATTACTACTATCATTGGTCCTTCCGGTGCAGGTAAAAGCTCGTTGCTGCGCTGCATGAATGGCTTGGCCAAAGACTGGCAAGGCGAAATCATTATCGATGGGATCTCCAGTAAGCACTGGCCAGAAGGTGTCCATGGCTTACACCAGCATATTGGCTTAATTGGCCAAAAACCCACCGTATTCCCCTGCTCAATTACTGATAATGTTATTTTTGGTGTTCGCGGCAAACAACGCCGACAAGACAATAGTTACCTTGTTAAATCCTGCCTTCAACAAGCCGCCTTATGGGATGAAGTCTGTGATCGACTCGATGACGATGCGCAAACACTGTCTATTGGCCAACAGCAACGCCTGTGCATCGCCCGCGCACTAGCGGTAAAACCCGCTGTTATTCTGCTCGACGAACCCACCGCATCGCTCGACCCACGCTCAAAAAACAAAATAGAAGCATCGCTATACCAACTTGCTAAAAACATGCCTGTGGTAGTGGTTAGCCACGACCTGGATCAAGTGCGCCGCCTCGGTGGCCACACCCTGTTTATGTGCGATGGCAATCTGATCGAACAAGCCGACAGCGCGATGTTACTCGATACGCCACAACGTATTGAGACACGCGAATTCTTTCAGTGGAGCGTCTGTGATTGCCCACCGGATAGCAGCGAATAAAGTAAAATCAATATCTGCTGTGCCTGCAAAAAGGTGACGGCAAGCAACCGAAATAAATATCAGTGTGCGCTAATCAATAACTGATATCGAGCAAATCACACCCGTACCACCTAAACCACAATAGCCATTCGGGTTTTTCGCCAGGTATTGCTGGTGATAGGCTTCTGCATAATAAAATTCAGCGGCTGATTTAATTTCAGTTGTGATCGCACTATAGCCTGATTGCTTTAACTGCTGCTGGTAGTCTACCAAGCTTTGTTTGGCTAACTTCATTTGCTGTGGACTATAGGTATAAATACCAGAACGGTATTGCGTCCCTTTATCATTGCCTTGCTGCATACCCTGCGTCGGGTTATGTGCTTGCCAAAATGTTGTTAGCAAGGTTGTATACTCAATCAAGTTGGGATCATAAACAACGTGAACAACTTCGTTATGCCCTGTCTGACCACTACAGACTTCTTCATAACTTGGGTTAGGTGTATAACCCGCCGTATAACCAACGGCAGTGACATAAACCCCTTTTAATTGCCAAAAACAACGTTCAGCACCCCAAAAACAGCCCAGGCCAAACATCGCTTGCTCCATGCCATCAGGAAACGGCGGCGGCATACTGTTACTGTTAACATAATGTGTATCAGCAACAGGCATTGCCGTATCGCGACCTGGTAAAGCCTGGTCAGCACTCGACATCATTACTCTTTTGCGACCTGGCAACCAGATTCTCCTGTTTCAAACTAATTCAGTTGGGTGGTTTACTTGCTATTATTGACATAGTGAATAAGAGAATGTTGCGCCTCATTATCCAGGCCAATAAATTGAACGCCGACGTGGTACTCATCTTCAGACAAGCGGAAAAATCGTGTTACCACGGCATTACACTCCAGCATAAAGTCTTCAGTCACCTTGACCCTCAGCGTGAAATTAACTTTATCATTTGGATTGGACCGATGACCCTCTGGGAAAATCCGTTGTACTGTCGAATAATTGCAGTTAAACGACAGACCCCTATAGGAAAAATCGATACTCGGCATGGTACACACTTGCCTGCCAAGTAAAAGCACACTGACTGGCAATTTGACCTTAATACGCTTCGATAATCGTCGTTCCATAAGCAGCCTTGCTGTTTACCCCAGCCTTAACATAATTAAGCAGACCCGTGTATTCTGAATGCCCTAAGGTACAATACAGCCTCATGAACAGATCGGGGTAAATACTACAAAGTGATAGTTACATACCCCTACGTTCCATATTACCGTGTTTTACCTGTGTAATGCCGCTCTCTTGCCACGTTTTTTGAACATCGTGCTGACGGTAGACACTAAGTAAATCGAAAAGGCCTTCACTCGTTTCCTGTCCACCATTAAATATTTGTGGCAATGCATCCCCCACGCCTTCGCGGGGGCAGGCTCCACGCTTTCGCGGAGGCAAGCTCTTAGGGGGCAGCGCACCTTCGCGGAGCATGGCTTGGGCAGATGCGATCAAAGGTTTGCTTTGATAATGAGTCTTGTGGGCAAAATGAATATACTTCAGCGCCAAAAAAGCATTAAACCACTGAAAAAAGCGCTCAACCAGGGTTTTTACGCTGGCCGTATTGGCTCGAATTTCAGCCATACGTTGCTCAACACCTTGCTGCTTAAGAAATATCACTAGCACTTGCGGCAATAACTGTAAGCCGCCAATAGTAAAGTCAGACTTCTCTGCTAAACCTTGTAACCAGTTTACTAAACATCGTAAATCTTGAAATACCCGTGAATCATAGGTGCTATAAGTGCCAGAGCCATCCTCCATCCAACGTGACACAGCAGGGCCAGTACCAAAAGGAACCCGCTGTGATAAACGGGCAGAGGGCATTACCCGTGTTGTATGAATGCGCCCACATTGACCCAAGGTAGTAAATTTATGAATAAAATAAAAATCTTCACCGCCCTGACGCTTATTCATTCCACCCTGCGCCATATAGGCTTTAGCACGCACAGCAAAACATGAACCTAGTGTCTGATAGCCGTACGGTAAGCCTGCGTAACAAATGCCTTGCACGTAGTAGCGTAAATACAACTCGTAAGCAATCATCGCATCACGATGGTCGTCATCAGACACTTCTTCAAATCGATGCTCAAAATCAATGACTGCAATCTGATGTTGTCGATTGACAAAAAAATATTGTCTCAATTCGCATAAGTAATTCTCGCTTAACAAACAATCTGCATCGAGAGAAACACACACTCCCTCCTCATTACCCACTTCAGCAAAGCGTGAAACAGCAAGATCCAAACCGATCTTACGTGCCAAACCAACCCCTTGGTGTTTTACTGGCAGGCTATCCTCGTAAACACAATGCAAACGAAATGCAGCTTCATTAAATTGCCCAGCCCAAGTAGACAATTCATCCAGCGTTTTCCTGTTTTGTTGGTGAATAGTATCGTCGTCCTGGCACGAAGCGTTTATAATAAGCAACACCTCAACGGCGCAACCTGGTCTGGTGCACGCATACAAGGCATTAATGGTATGCATTACATCAGGTTCGTTGTAACAGGGAATGACCACAATCAAGCCTAAATTTGATGCTGACAAACCAGCGCTGGAATCAAGGGGCTTAAATGTCGCGGCAAAACGTTGGCAATAACGCAGCCAGCGCTGTTGAATAGTATTCTCAGACCTTGTTAACATTAGTTATTAAACACTAAATTTAAAATATTAATTATAGGGAACCTCTAATCAATCCATGGCAAAAAAATCGATAAGCTTGCTGAGCGCAACTGACCCCAGCTGGGTGAATGTCATTATAGAGAATTTTGACACTTTTCTGGCAGACCATGCTAACTGCGAACGCAAAGCATCAGCCTTGGCAATGAGCATGGTGGTACGTTACCCAGACCGAGCTAAAATTATTCCTGCCTTGATCGAGCTGGCACAAGAAGAGCTGGAACACTTTAGCCAAGTCTATGCGCTAATGCAAAAGCGCGGTGTCAGCCTCATTAAAGATGAGCCTGACTCTTACGTAAACCAGCTTGGCAAAAAAATGCGCCATGGCCGCGAAGACCGCTTTCTTGACCAATTATTAGTGTCGTCATTGATTGAATGCCGCGGCGCTGAACGTTTTCGTATTATTGCCGAAGCATTGGTAGACACTGAACTAAAACAGTTTTACAAAGTGCTCGCCGGTACTGAAGCCAAACACGGCCATGTCTTTGTCGAGTTAGCCTTAAATTATTATAGCGAGGATGAGGTGTATCCTCGCTTGCAAGAACTCGCCGAATTCGAGACGGAAATCGTCACAAAACTGAAATGGCGCGCCTCTCTGCATTAAACTTACAGATACCGAAAGCGACGTAAGGTATAGAGCGATGGAAGATGACACCAAAGAAAACCTGAGTAGCCGTACTACCTGGTTACGTCTGTTTTTTATGTTTGTTTTTGGCTTATTACTGGTTATTGCACTCTATGTCGCCTTCGCCGTCGCGCTCATACAGTTTGGCTTTGTTTTATTCACCGGCGAACGCGGTGAGCGTCTGAGCAACTTCGCCAGCCAGCTAAGCCAGTATATTCATCAATGTGTTCGTTTTGTCTTGTTTGACAGTGAGGAGCAACCTTTCCCATTTGATGATTGGCCTAAAGTGCAGGTGAGTATCGAAGATCAGTCATCCGAAAATAGCTCTGGTAATACTTGAACACCTGATTTTCTCTACCATTCGCAGAAACTACAACGTCATTCCCGCGCAGGCGGGAATCCATGCTATTTAACTTATGAGCAAACAGCCTTGCGTTTATATACTTGCCAGTAAGAAAAACGGAACACTCTATATCGGTGTCACTAGCAATCTAGCTCAACGTATATGGCAACACAAAAACAATCAAGCGCCAGGGTTCACCGAAAAATATAATATCTACAACCTGGTTTATTACGAATCACATGAAACCATGGCATCTGCCATCACTCGTGAAAAACAAATGAAGAAGTGGAAACGAGAATGGAAAATCAAGCTTATTGAAAAAAAGAACCCAGGTTGGAGCGACCAGTACCAGGAGATTCTTTAGATATGGATTCCTGCCTCCGCAGGAATGACGGTTATTAAGGATCAAACATCTCGGGCTTGCCAATTCTCTCTATCAGGATGACTGAGGGAATACTTGAGTACCTAATTCTCTCTATCATTCATAGAAACTACAATGTCATTCCCGCGCAGGCGGGAATCCATGCTATTTAACTTATGAGCAAACAGCCTTGCGTTTATATACTTGCCAGTAAGAAAAAATGGCTCGCTCTATACCAGGAGATTCTTTAGATGTGGATTCCTGCATCCGCAGGAATGACAAAGAAACGGACTGTCTTTTACCTCTACGCCCTAACCCCCGTAAAATACTCCGGTGCGTTATCCGCTTTCCATTTAATATTACAGCCCATACTGGCGATTTGGTTTTCAACTTGGGCTTCGCCTGCTAACACACGACGAATCGCTTCTTTCATATCTTTACCTGTCACGGCAATGTCGTTGCGCGGGCGCGCATCGTCGAATTGGCCACGGTAGACAAGCTTGCGGTTTGCATCAAATAGAAAAAAGTCAGGCGTACAAGCCGCTGCGTAGGCTTTGGCTACAGTTTGTGTTGCGTCAAATAAATAGGGGAAGTGATAGCCTTTATCTTTGACGCGTTCTGCTATTTTTTCTGGGCTATCGTCTGGGTAGTTATCGGCATCATTGGATCCGATAGCGACAATAGCGACATCATCATTATCTTTAAATTCATCGCCTAACTGAATCAAACCATCTTCGATACGAAGAACATAGGGACAATGATTACAAGTAAACATGACTAACAATGCCTTGGCTCCGGCAAAATCTTGCAGCGATTTTTTCTCGCCAGTCGCCGGCTCTAGCAATAAGAAATCAGGGGCTGCGGTGCCCAGTTCTAGCATCGTCGATACGGTACGAACCATTCTCGCTCTCCAATAACGTTAATTAAAAGATTATACCAGCAACCTGCTTAT from Gammaproteobacteria bacterium includes the following:
- a CDS encoding ATP-binding cassette domain-containing protein produces the protein MVAITETVEKTPAQVIPLQKIGQKIRVVISELSLKRAGRTILNKLNFSLADQGITTIIGPSGAGKSSLLRCMNGLAKDWQGEIIIDGISSKHWPEGVHGLHQHIGLIGQKPTVFPCSITDNVIFGVRGKQRRQDNSYLVKSCLQQAALWDEVCDRLDDDAQTLSIGQQQRLCIARALAVKPAVILLDEPTASLDPRSKNKIEASLYQLAKNMPVVVVSHDLDQVRRLGGHTLFMCDGNLIEQADSAMLLDTPQRIETREFFQWSVCDCPPDSSE
- the msrA gene encoding peptide-methionine (S)-S-oxide reductase MsrA gives rise to the protein MMSSADQALPGRDTAMPVADTHYVNSNSMPPPFPDGMEQAMFGLGCFWGAERCFWQLKGVYVTAVGYTAGYTPNPSYEEVCSGQTGHNEVVHVVYDPNLIEYTTLLTTFWQAHNPTQGMQQGNDKGTQYRSGIYTYSPQQMKLAKQSLVDYQQQLKQSGYSAITTEIKSAAEFYYAEAYHQQYLAKNPNGYCGLGGTGVICSISVID
- a CDS encoding PilZ domain-containing protein — translated: MERRLSKRIKVKLPVSVLLLGRQVCTMPSIDFSYRGLSFNCNYSTVQRIFPEGHRSNPNDKVNFTLRVKVTEDFMLECNAVVTRFFRLSEDEYHVGVQFIGLDNEAQHSLIHYVNNSK
- a CDS encoding tRNA-(ms[2]io[6]A)-hydroxylase produces the protein MAKKSISLLSATDPSWVNVIIENFDTFLADHANCERKASALAMSMVVRYPDRAKIIPALIELAQEELEHFSQVYALMQKRGVSLIKDEPDSYVNQLGKKMRHGREDRFLDQLLVSSLIECRGAERFRIIAEALVDTELKQFYKVLAGTEAKHGHVFVELALNYYSEDEVYPRLQELAEFETEIVTKLKWRASLH
- a CDS encoding DUF4389 domain-containing protein: MEDDTKENLSSRTTWLRLFFMFVFGLLLVIALYVAFAVALIQFGFVLFTGERGERLSNFASQLSQYIHQCVRFVLFDSEEQPFPFDDWPKVQVSIEDQSSENSSGNT
- a CDS encoding GIY-YIG nuclease family protein; its protein translation is MSKQPCVYILASKKNGTLYIGVTSNLAQRIWQHKNNQAPGFTEKYNIYNLVYYESHETMASAITREKQMKKWKREWKIKLIEKKNPGWSDQYQEIL
- a CDS encoding thioredoxin family protein → MVRTVSTMLELGTAAPDFLLLEPATGEKKSLQDFAGAKALLVMFTCNHCPYVLRIEDGLIQLGDEFKDNDDVAIVAIGSNDADNYPDDSPEKIAERVKDKGYHFPYLFDATQTVAKAYAAACTPDFFLFDANRKLVYRGQFDDARPRNDIAVTGKDMKEAIRRVLAGEAQVENQIASMGCNIKWKADNAPEYFTGVRA